In Triticum urartu cultivar G1812 chromosome 6, Tu2.1, whole genome shotgun sequence, the following proteins share a genomic window:
- the LOC125517123 gene encoding uncharacterized protein LOC125517123, translating to MCCMEVLTLHFLFQERDAHRMYIELDEKKKPFTLMHCYIEFEMYPKWQTRPLPQKKQKKTSDASPGTTSNDEDFSACTDALEEELRPPGTKHDKNERLRKGKTSESNDSGCKLSLESVWAQKIEKDDIKEATKIARYARAFELQEKQIALQEKEDARKQFELDEKIMLMDTSHMSDAQKQFYKNKQDEIIARCQNTSG from the coding sequence ATGTGTTGTATGGAAGTGTTAACTCTTCATTTCCTTTTTCAGGAAAGAGATGCACACCGCATGTACATTGAACTGGATGAGAAAAAGAAGCCATTTACATTAATGCATTGCTACATAGAGTTTGAGATGTATCCAAAGTGGCAGACACGTCCGCTTCCTCAGAAGAAACAAAAGAAGACCTCGGATGCAAGTCCGGGTACAACCTCCAACGATGAAGACTTCAGCGCATGCACTGATGCTCTTGAAGAAGAGCTAAGACCTCCTGGTACGAAGCATGACAAGAATGAACGTTTGAGGAAAGGTAAAACTTCTGAATCCAATGATAGTGGTTGCAAGTTATCATTAGAAAGTGTGTGGGCACAGAAGATAGAGAAGGATGATATCAAAGAGGCCACAAAAATTGCTCGCTACGCGAGAGCTTTTGAATTGCAAGAGAAGCAGATTGCATTGCAAGAGAAGGAGGATGCACGGAAACAGTTTGAATTAGATGAGAAAATCATGCTCATGGACACATCTCATATGAGTGATGCACAGAAGCAATTCTACAAGAATAAACAAGATGAGATCATTGCTCGCTGCCAGAACACATCTGGTTGA